The genome window cccaaaagGACAGTAGGCAATTCTCCACCAAGGCAAAGATCTAGATATACTCTGTGGTGTGACAAAATACAGTAGTTGGCGTGGCGTGGGCGTGATGTACTGAATGAAGGCCCACGCCTAGTttttcagggtgtctcaaatgacagtaggttgttctcttacAAGGGCGAAACATTATGTCAAGATGTACAGAGCTCCCTGTAACTGCTATTCGTGATCTCCCTAAGGACAGAGTTGGTCGTTTTCTTACAAGGCCGAGATGTCCTGGACGGACGGCCGGTTAttgtgtctcaaaagacagaaGGTTGTTCTCTTACAAGGACAAGATGTACTTGTATTCGCGGTTTCCCTCAAGACAAGATTGTAACCTTACATATGCGAGATGTTCTGGCTGGGCGGTTGGTTCTTTATGGCGTCCCAATTGACTTCAAGAAGAAGACAGTATTCATGTCGCCAACAAAGACAAAATGTATTGCTGAAGAGTTCCCTGTAGCTGCTACTGGTGGTGTCCCTGAAGGCAGAGTGGGTTGTTCTCTGTCCAAGATGTCCTGAATGGAGGACTGGCTTTTCAGGGTGTCTCTGAGGACAGTGGGTTGTTCTTCCTCAAGGACCCTGTGTGCTTGGATAGGTAGACAAAGAAGGATGTTCCCTTCCAAGGCGAGACGTCCTGGATGgatattcagggtgtctcaaaagacagaagcttgttctccaacaaggaatCCCTCTGACCGTTTGCGGCATATCTCGTGAGAGAAAGACACCAAAGTGAGTTCAGCACTGGTAGACATGGTAGATATGGGGTACATCTCTGTCCTTGAGCACTATTCGCTTTGTCTTTGTACTCTGAATGAGAGCCAATGCTTGTCGGTGGGACGGCCAGCTAGCTGTCTCTGGTTGTGAAGTGCTACTcattgtgctcttgaagacaggccttgCCTGAACATTGAGACAATGCAAGTCGTGAACTTCGGAGCAGTCAACATTGTGACTTAGATGTTATTCCCAGTCTGGTTGAGAATGGGTACAGTTTGTTACATGGTCTCCAGGATtctcatggttgtgacttgtccCAGTCGGTCTGTATAAGTCACAACTCCACTACTCATAGGGAGATGCACCAGACTtgccagagacaatgtcacatcttcTTCTTATTTCtcttgaagacattgtcacatatCAACTGTGCCAAGTGTGTTTCCATCAAACAAAACCAAGAACTCCAAAAATTAAAATACATCATTTCATTAAGATAAATTGTATGTACAAGTCTCTAAATTATCAAATGCATCAATGGTCGTGTTTATGTATACATCAAAAGCAGAGGTGAACTTTCAATCCAGTTGGGATATATTTTCTTTACCATGTGAAGGGAAAAGTCAACATTGGAACCACTTTAGGATACCTCTCTCTCAGCCAGGAGATTTCAAGagataatttcaggtgcgaAAACTCCCAGGTACGGTATGCAGTAGCTTTCAGCTTTCACTTTTCTACTTTGTCCTCTTGCCTTGAACAGACTATTCATCTGACGGACAACTTCATTCCGCTAACGAGCGATTCGAATCATGGCAACCTGTGACAGGGCCATCAGAATATTTACCAATACTTGTCCTTTTTATCCATTTTCTCAAAACGCAACAAGCCGCTACTTCAGCCAGAACAGGTCCAATACAACATCATAAGATCTGAAGGACATCGAACAGTGCTGGGCCAAAACTACCAAACaaacattttaacattttcaaattgtatAAACTCAGTATAATGCGAATATCAAGCtttcttcaaacaaaacatACATGCGTTTTATCTCAAGACCTGTGAATGCAATAGCAACAGTCAGATGCTACTACAATGTCCCCCTCCAGACACATTAACTTAAAAATAACAATAGAGGGCGTGAGAACCAGAGTCTACTGAAGTGACTTTCAATTTTGAGAAAGATGCATCGGTACTGGGCCCTCAACTTCTGATTTTTCATGTAAAGGAAAGtggagtgctgccatctatgagGAAATGGATTAAACTACACAAATGAGCCTCTGTCAGAGACAGACGTTGCTACATCAACTTTACTCATTTTCGACCAAATTGTCACTCAGTCGACTCAGGTTTTCAATGCCAATGTCCTCAATGTCAAGATGAGTGTCCCTTTCTAAAGGTAAAGTCATGGCGTCCTAAATGTTCAGGCATATGAACTCAACTGCAGAAGTCCATCACATTAAAGTTTATGAATTCCTCCCAACGTATTACTGTAGAAATAGCTATCCTCCGTCGGTCAAGAGGACGACCGTCGTTTCTTCTTCTTGGACGTTGTCGTCTCACTGTCTGAGGCGTCTGATTCGCTGGCCGAATCTGACGAGGACGAATCAGaagaggacgatgatgatgatgatgaactggagtttgatgatgatgaagaggaggaggaggaggaatcGGAGTCTGATTTCATGCTGGCGTCGGAACTGTCCGAGTCAGAGCTGTCAGACGAACTCGAGCTGGAGGAACTCTCACTGCTGTCGTCAGACCTGCAAAGATCACGGAATAGTGGCATGAATTGGAGAATGGGGGACCTAAAGATGAGGTTAGGAGTATGGATTTAATCCCTGGTCATCTTTCTGGAGGAGACAGCCttattagccctggtaggcCACCAGTCTAGGGAGAGACACCTCTGAGTCTTGGCTCATCAGTTGGGATATACCAACCAGACCCAAGACAGACTGCACCAGCCATACCAGCATCTAACTGGGAGTGCAAATCcccattttttactttttctcCTAACAGCAAATTCTGGAACTACGCACTACGTCACCAGATACCCATACCTTGCTGAGACCTTAGTCTGTCTCAGTAACACCAGATGAAAGCAGTGCATGGTGAGTGATTGAAGAGAAATTAAGCAATTGACACCGATCAGATGATTTAAATCAGTGGTCACAATCGATTTCATATTGAAATACCCAGAAGTGTCAAGTAAACCTGTAACTGTTATGAGAAAATGATGAATGTGTGGAATTATGATTAAGTCTGGGCATTGGGCTGCCAGGCAATTTCCGGGCAGTCTTTAAATTGATCTCAAGCAATAAACCCACACAGCTGAGGCCTGAATGAATGAGTTTGTGAGTCAAGGGATGTCGAAATGCAGTGACATACCCCGGTGAGAATATCGCTGAATAAACTGCAGGTCCGAACGTCAAACACCTGAGATAGAGGAGGGACTCTGTTGTGTCTTATCTCAGGTGTTTGATGGAAGGATGCTCAATGAGTTCCTGTACAGGGTGATGTCACCATCAATCGTCTGCGTGTTACAGAGACCAGCTTATGAAAGGATGCTCAATGAGTTCCTGTACAGGGTGATGTCACCATCAAACATCTGCGTGTTGCAGAGACCAGCTTATGAAAGGATGCTCAATGAGTTCCTGTACAGGGTGATGTCACCATCAAATGTCTGCGTGTTGCAGAGACCAGCTTATGAAAGGATGCTCAATGAGTTCCTGTACAGGGTGATGTCACCATCAAACGTCTGCGTGTTACAGAGACCAGCTTATGAAAGGATGCTCAATGAGTTCCTGTACAGGGTGATGTCACCATCAAACATCTGCGTGTTGCAGAGACCCGCTTATGAAAGGATGCTCAATGAGTTCCTGTACAGGGTGATGTCACCATCAAACATCTGCGTGTTGCAGAGACCCGCTTATGAAAGGATGCTCAATGAGTTGCTCCAGGCTTCAATGCCATTCACAAGATGAAAGTTAATTAGAGGACACGATAGCCATCATTCCAAGTGATCATTTGATCCGTTGGCCTCCAGGACAAGGAGACATCACGGCGTATTGTCAGACAATCATTCAGATAATGGGAACAGAATATCAGACTTACGTTGTGATTTAGCTTGGGACAACTTCTTATCAACCTACCACCAAGCTTCCAACGGGTTCCTGTTAAAGTAAGAGAGGGTCTGTTGTGTCTTTGCAAGAGTGACACATCGTCACGCAAAGATTGAAGCTGCTTTCTTCTCCCAGCACAAGTTGCTGATGCGACAACCGTCTACCTCGGAATGGCACAGCAGAACCTATCTTACTTCAACTTCTAACAGAAACAGGCTTGGAACTTGATGGTAACTGACAGATATGTCAAATTCGGAAATGATTTTGCCAGTCACTTGCTGAATTGAGAGCAATATTTTTGCACTTGAATCTAGTTTGAATAGttaccttttctttttcttgcgTTTCTTTTCAGATATGCTAGTTGTCTTCGCCCTGTAAAGACAGAAAGTCAAGAATGGATTAAAGATACTTTGTAGTTTGAGAGTGGCTCACTGTACTCTCTGATACGCACCGATCAACCTCATGATATATGTCTGGTCAAACATCCTGCAAGTGGGAATAAAAAGTTGACGTTATCTTGTCCCAAGTCTTTGTCTCTCTCACTGCTCAGCCATCTTGGACCACAATCTGCGTCACTCAAAATAGTTATGCCGCTACTACCCAAACAAAAATGTCCATGCATCACAATTCTATTCCACCAAAATGTTATTTAACTTCATAGATTACAGACTGTCCTTCATCAATTTCCATCACAATCAATATTTCAGAGCTTTTGATTTTTAGGTATATCACCAGCAAAACGGAAAACAGGCAGCGAAAACCGTAGGAGGTTTAGAGTTCAGCGTCTGAAATCTATTGCAATTCCACCATGTGTTTTAAAATCATCTGCTCGAGTAAGCAGTCCTATTATGAATTCACGAGACCATTTATTCCCAATTGTAGCTAAAACGACAGCCGTAAATTAGTCTGTAAATAATTCAAATGGGAATAAGAATATTCTGATTCAGGTCTGCTGGCTCTACTGATAATGATTTTTATCTGCTTCATTGCCTCGCAAGCACAGCGAGTTGTTGAACTAGAGGCTTGGGGGCCTGATAGCTCTGCTGTTATACTTTCCCTGCATTTGAAGCACTTGTTCAAACATTTGGGCATTGTTAAATTCGGGGATGCCAATGAGCAAAGGCAAAAAGtctcaatttttttcatgtatAAATGTTATCCTTTACCACTCATATGCACAAAATGCCTagaaaatgcttatttttggtccaattttgaaatatcCACAGAGAGTTCAGACAGATATCATTCAATTCCATCTATCAAAATTAGCATTTGTTATTAAAGAGGAAGAAGTCTGAAATCTGTCTTAAATGGGAAATTTTAAACTCTCTGAAAATTATTTCCACGTCACCCCACCTCTGATATTGGAACATGAAAGGGTGAAATGAATAGAGATCAGACAGCAGACAAGAGACACCGATCTTGTTTGAAGCTGAACATGAGCCATTCATGTTCATTTCTCATATAACTCACGATCTGCACAACGACAGGACCTGCGTGTGTCGTCAGTCAGCTCCAATTGGGAGCTCTCCATGTACCTTTGATCCTGAGTTATGGCCCAGGTTTCCCCTGTCACGCTTAGGCCAATGTTGCCAGTAGAAAATAAGGCTACTTTGGCATTGACTGCCTCAAATGGCAAGCACTGGCGATAGACCTTTCTCAAAGAGGAATGATTGTGACATGTCAACCAGAAGTCTGCCGTCCCTCAAATGTCCAATCAATGCCAAACAGGAGAGGTCGAAATGATAAACGGAGACGATGATACATACTAGAGCCTCTAATCAAGCCAAACATGACAATCGTCAAGCCAATCATGTTCATTACTTAGATCTCTCACAACTCGCACACCTGCAAGGAATGGTCATGACAGCAGGTGACACCCTGGCACACAACATCAGTAGGTCTTGGTAGTGACCTTTGATAACTATCTTAGATCATAAATTACGTGGCAAGAGTCAATCATTCATGTTCACTTCTCATAAAGCTCCATAATTAGCACCTACATGGAACAGGCGTGTCACCGACCGAATCCCAGGCGAAAGACATCAGCAGGCTATCTTTGATGGTGAATTATGGAGGCAATTCTGCCTTGTTGCTTTTAATGGTCGATGTTGCCAGGACAGATATAAGGTTAATACAGGCAGAGTATCATATTAACCCTTCATGTACCTGTTATGCATTGATATGGTATGGATTACTCAAGACAATGGATGTGGCACATATCGCATTTTGCGATAAAACTCTCGATATTCAATACGAGACTGATCCGTATTGACTTCCACCTGTCCATCACTTGTCATAGGGATGAGATATCCTAGCATCGCTATCGACCCCGCCTGCCAATAACGTCACATTCAGTTACAGCTACAGCCCAATGCCATGGTAAGGTACTGATTAGCAATAGAGCACGTTATCACTTGGACAAGGATTTATCTTTCTGaaaagggacaacttgagcaTGAGGTGTTGGTTTATCACGCAAATAGCTTTTAGCTGGACAGTGACTTCTCTGAACTGGTTCACTGACACGCATTGAGAATAACGCATTAACCACCAAATCGTGCATGCGTCGTTGTGGTAAAGAGGTGAACATGCGGCTGCTTTAACACCAGAGTAGACTGACTACTCACAGGTGAAAGAAACATCACCATGATATAAAGCAAGTTTTTCATTATCGCAAACGACTCTGCTTCCGAGAGATATGGCGTCATTAACATGATTTGTGACGGCGATTAACAAAAAACAGGCGGATGTCCAGAATACGACAACGTTAATTAGAAAAGAGTGTGTGGCACCTCAAGGAGTCGTTATTTAAAGGTGGTCCCCCCCCCAGAGGGAAGTGCCACACTACCAGAGCACTCATTGGGAACTGCTCTCAATGAGCACATTCTGGTCAATCCATTCTGTAATAACTTGACTTTTTTCTTCGGGAGTGGATGGTTACTTTCTGATAATATTCTTCAAATCTCTCATTTTTGGCTGAACAAACTGTATCTGATTGAAGAGACAGGACATGCACTCTATTCATCTTGTGTTGAGCAAGCCATTCAGCAAAGTCAACTATCGCTATAAACCCGGATTCAAACTGGCTCTGCTCATGCGGGATTAGAGAATCAATTTAAGCCTGATAGATCACATATTGGCAATCAATTAGAATCCGATCAATTTATCCTATCAGCTGAGACCATGACAGTGGAAATCAGAGGATTTTCTCCTGAAATTTCCAAGAGGAGTTGTTTAGGGACATGAGTAGGACACCTTGTGTAAGCTGACCTGTTTATACAAAAGGGGAGCGTTTACAATCAGGCAGTCTCTGTTAGCATGGGACGTTTTGTTTGGAAGCATCTCAAAAGAGGTTGAAGCTAGAAACAGGTAGGTGATGGCTTGCAAACTGCCTTTGGaaacagattgaaataattGAATAAATCCAAGAAGTGAAGTTTCAGCTTTCAGTCTTCTTAGTCTTAGAGCAGGGGGGAGGGGCTGAAATTTAGCCTTTTTGGGCTTCAAccattcttgagatgctccctgtgacttccataagaaacagtacaccagatgagtgcacagacccaacctttcttgagatgctccctgtggcttccataagaaacagtacaccagatgagcacacagacccaacctttcttgagatgctccctgtgacttccataagaaacagtacaccagatgagtgcacagacccaacctttcttgagatgctccctgtggcttccataagaaacagtacaccagatgagtgcacagacccaacctttcttgagatgctccctgtggcttccataagaaacagtacaccagatgagcacacagacccaacctttcttgagatgctccctgtggcttccataagaaacagtacaccagatgagcgcacagacccaacctttcttgagatgctccctgtggcttccataagaaacagtacaccagatgagcacacagacccaaccattcttgagatgctccctgtgacttccataagaaacagtacaccagatgagtgcacagacccaacctttcttgagatgctccctgtgacttccataagaaacagtacaccagatgagcacacagacccaaccattcttgagatgctccctgtgacttccataagaaacagtacaccagatgagcgcacagacccaaccattcttgagatgctccctgtggcttccataagaaacagtacaccagatgagcacacagacccaaccattcttgagatgctccctgtgacttccataagaaacagtacaccagatgagtgcacagacccaacctttcttgagatgctccctgtgacttccataagaaacagtacaccagatgagcacacagacccaaccattcttgagatgctccctgtgacttccataagaaacagtacaccagatgagcgcacagacccaacctttcttgagatgctccctgtggcttccataagaaacagtacaccagatgagcgcacagacccaacctttcttgagatgctccctgtgacttccataagaaacagtacaccagatgagcacacagacccaaccattcttgagatgctccctgtggcttccataagaaacagtacaccaagatgagtgcacagacccaacctttcttgagatgctccctgtggcttccataagaaacagtacaccagatgagcacacagacccaacctttcttgagatgctccctgtgacttccataagaaacagtacaccagatgagtgcacagacccaacctttcttgagatgttccctgtgacttccataagaaacagtacaccagatgagtgcacagacccaacctttcttgagatgctccctgtggcttccataagaaacagtacaccagatgagtgcacagacccaacctttcttgagatg of Lineus longissimus chromosome 9, tnLinLong1.2, whole genome shotgun sequence contains these proteins:
- the LOC135493474 gene encoding zinc finger CCHC domain-containing protein 10-like isoform X2, with product MSASMRQHLLKRKQPSAENVTCQKCLEKGHWTYECTGKRKYVHRESRTTEMNKRLKKEEEKQKLDTLAKTTSISEKKRKKKKRSDDSSESSSSSSSSDSSDSDSSDASMKSDSDSSSSSSSSSSNSSSSSSSSSSSDSSSSDSASESDASDSETTTSKKKKRRSSS
- the LOC135493474 gene encoding zinc finger CCHC domain-containing protein 10-like isoform X1, yielding MMSTATQRAKMEAAHKQPSAENVTCQKCLEKGHWTYECTGKRKYVHRESRTTEMNKRLKKEEEKQKLDTLAKTTSISEKKRKKKKRSDDSSESSSSSSSSDSSDSDSSDASMKSDSDSSSSSSSSSSNSSSSSSSSSSSDSSSSDSASESDASDSETTTSKKKKRRSSS